The genomic window GCGATGGCGACCGCCATCACCCCGGAGGCCGACGAGCCGTGCGACGGCTTGACGAAGACGCGGCGCCAGCCGGAGGCCCGCAGCGCCGCCCAGCCGTCGATCGGGCCGAGCGCTTCCGGGACCGGCACACCGGCCGCCGACAGCAGCGCGTGGCAGCGTGGCTTGTCGGTCATGGTCAGGATGTCGGCGGGCCGGCTCAGCAGCCGGCCACCACCGGCCTCGATCCGGGCCAGCGCGGCCCGCAGGCCCGCGAACGCCGCCGCCCCGCCGACGATCTGCCCGTGCTCGGCGGCCCCCGCCGGGCGGCCGCTGCCCAGCTCCCGCAGCAGCCGGTCGACTTCGGCGTCCTCGCCGGGGGACTCGATGCGCACCAGCGTGCCCGGCCCCGGGACACGACCGCTGGTCAGCACGTCACGCCACGGGAAGATCTCCGGTGCCGGAAGACCGGCCCGCTCGACGGCGGCTCGGAACAGGGCGACCCGGCGGTTCTCAGGGTTGCCGACGACGGCGAGACGCACCTTACTCAGCCACCACCGTGTAGCGCCCGTACCGGCTCTCGTCCTGTGGGTCGGAGACGTCGACGGCCACCCCGGGCAGCTCGTCGACGACCCGCTGCGCCATCTCCTTGGTCATGAAGTGGTGGCTCAGGTCGAGCGAGGTCAGGTGGGTGAGTGGCTGCCCGGCCAGTAGCGACTCGGCACCCACGTCACCGAGCACCCCCAGCGACAGGGCGAGCGAGTCGAGCCGGGCGACCACCGGTGCCGCCGCGACGGCCGCCGCCAGCTCCTCGGCGATCTCCGAGTTGCACAGACCCAGGTGGGTGAGGGCCGGGAACGAACGGCCGGACAGGATCGGCGCCAGGTCGTCGGCGGTGATGTCGCCGCCGTAGTTGGCCACGCCCAGCCACAACTCCAGACGGGTGAGGTGGGGCAGGTCGCTGCCGACGATGCCCTCGAGCACCCCGGCGGGCAGGCCGCCGGTCTGGATGACCAGCTCGCGCAGGCCCTCGTGCCGCACCGGGCCGACCTGCAGGTTCTGCGAGCCGCGGATCCAGAGACGCTCCAGGGCCGGGAACGCGGTCAGCAGCGGGGTGAAGTCGCCCTGGTTGATCCAGGAGATCTCGCACTGCTCGGAGCTCATCTCGCCGAGGAACAGCGACCGCAGCCCGGTGAGCCGTGCGGCGTTGTCGATCAGCAGCTCGAAGGGGAACGCGTCGTCATAGGCGTCACCCCAGTCGCCGAAGATCAGCGCGGTCGGGCCGGCCGGCCCGGTGCGCTCCAGCACCCGCTCGAAGGCGGTCCGGAGATCTGCCTCGTCCGCCTCGAACTCCATCTCGATGCGCCACGCCACGGCCGTCGGCTCGGCCGGGAGGTCGTCGTCGTCCCAGGCCACGACGGGCAGACCCGCGAACTCCGTCAGAAAGTGGTAGATGGTCACCGGGACTCCCTTGGCCGCTTCGTGCAGTGCCGAGAAGCTAGCAGGACCCACCGACACTTTCGCGGCCATGCCGGGAAGAATGAACCTCACGGGTCCACCGCACGGCGTATGTCAGCCGAGCCCGGGGTGCTCTAATGTGCAACTCTGCAAAGGCGGACACCTGTAGGGTGACGAGTGACGTCGCCGTTACTTAAAGTTGAGGAACCGGCCGACCCCGGCAGATCCACGTTCATCAGCCGCCGAAGCATCGACTGCTGAACGCCGGAAGGGATGAGCTGTGAACGAGCCCGGTTCAGAATCGGGGTCGGCGTCCGCCGACATCGACGTTTCGCTGGTGCGTAACAGTGATGTGGACTGGGATTCCTTCGATTCGGACGCGTACTTCAGTTACAACTACGGCGAGTTACGACCCGATGATGCACAGATCATTCAGGTCGTCGCGAACCACTTCCAGGCGAGTCTGCGGGGCTCGGCACTGGGGCAGGCGATCGACGTCGGTGCGGGTGTCAATCTGTATCCCGCCATGGTGATGTTGCCGTACGCCGCCAGTGTGACGCTTGTCGAGCGGGCGTTCACCAACTGCGACTGGCTCACCACTGAGTTGAAGGGCCCCCGGCCCTCGTGGGGTCAGTTCTGGAAAGCGGTCTCCAGCGGTCGCGCCGCCTACCAGCTGATCCAGAAACCCGCCGATGTGCTGCAGGACCGGACGACGGTCGTACGAGGCAACATCTTTGATCTGAAGCCTGGTCTTTATGACCTCGGCACCATGTTCTTCGTCGCGGAGTCGATCACCACCCGGACCGATGAGTTCCGGCGTGCCGCCCGCCTGTTCGTCAACTCGCTGAAGCCCGGGGCGCCGTTCGCGGCCGCCTTCATGCGCGACTCGTCCGGCTACTTCGTGGCGGGCAAGCACTTCCCCGCCTGCTCGGTCAGTGATGCGGACGTGGAACGGGCTCTTGCGCCGTTCGCCCGCAACCTGAACATTGTGATGGTGGAGAGCAACGACCTCCGGGACGGCTACGGCGGGATGATGGTGGCCACCGGCAGGAAGAAGTAGCGCGACCAACACAGGCCCACGGACGGGTAGGTGACGGCGAAGCCATGCAGATCCAGCCACGTCAGCAGATCCTCGACATCTGGCGCGCGACCGCCCGTGTCTCACTCGACGACGGCGAGTGGTCGTCCCGCGGGCGCAACGGCGGCAATTCGATAAGTGACGCCGAGCAGTTGCTCTGTCTGATGTCGCCGGCCACCGAGATCCCACTGTTCCGTCTGGACCGGCCGGACGCCGTCGCCGACGACGCGCTGGAGGCGCTGCGGACCATCGGTGACAACCTGCAGATCCCGCAGCGGCTGTTGCAGGCCCTGTCGAGCTATGTGGAGCGGTATTCCGCCGCCGACGGCACCCCGTTGTTCTCCGGAGGCTCGTACTTCTCGATCGACGAGGACTCCGGGGACGCTGAGATCCAGCCGGAACAACTCGATCTCGACGTGGTGGACTCGTTCTCGATCTCGGTGACGCTGATGCTGGCGACCATCGGGTTCGCCCGGACCTTCCGCCAGGCGGTGACCCGGCCGGCGCTGCTGAAACAGGTCGACACGCTGGAGCGGGCGGCGAACGTCCGGCTGTCGGCGGCGATGGCCGGACTGCTGCGCAGTTTCGCCGTCAACGTCTTCACCGCCGACAGCCTGCCCGGCCGGGAGCTGCTGCGCACGGTCAACCAGGAACGGCGTCCCACCCATCAGGTGATCGACCAGTTGCGCGAGGCGCTGCGGGAGATCAACGCCCGGCTCCGTGACGACGTCACCATCGGCTCCGGCGCCTCGGAGAGCGAGCTGGACAATCCCAACCGGCTCTTCGAGTGCGGCTGGTCCTGGGGTGTGGTCCGGGACGCCCCCAAGATCGAGTCTCTGGCCACCATGGGCGAACAGCGCAGCGGGTACGCGCAGAACGCCCCGTACCTCTAC from Actinoplanes derwentensis includes these protein-coding regions:
- a CDS encoding STM4015 family protein; translation: MRFILPGMAAKVSVGPASFSALHEAAKGVPVTIYHFLTEFAGLPVVAWDDDDLPAEPTAVAWRIEMEFEADEADLRTAFERVLERTGPAGPTALIFGDWGDAYDDAFPFELLIDNAARLTGLRSLFLGEMSSEQCEISWINQGDFTPLLTAFPALERLWIRGSQNLQVGPVRHEGLRELVIQTGGLPAGVLEGIVGSDLPHLTRLELWLGVANYGGDITADDLAPILSGRSFPALTHLGLCNSEIAEELAAAVAAAPVVARLDSLALSLGVLGDVGAESLLAGQPLTHLTSLDLSHHFMTKEMAQRVVDELPGVAVDVSDPQDESRYGRYTVVAE
- a CDS encoding SCO2525 family SAM-dependent methyltransferase — translated: MRNSDVDWDSFDSDAYFSYNYGELRPDDAQIIQVVANHFQASLRGSALGQAIDVGAGVNLYPAMVMLPYAASVTLVERAFTNCDWLTTELKGPRPSWGQFWKAVSSGRAAYQLIQKPADVLQDRTTVVRGNIFDLKPGLYDLGTMFFVAESITTRTDEFRRAARLFVNSLKPGAPFAAAFMRDSSGYFVAGKHFPACSVSDADVERALAPFARNLNIVMVESNDLRDGYGGMMVATGRKK
- a CDS encoding STM4014 family protein, which translates into the protein MRLAVVGNPENRRVALFRAAVERAGLPAPEIFPWRDVLTSGRVPGPGTLVRIESPGEDAEVDRLLRELGSGRPAGAAEHGQIVGGAAAFAGLRAALARIEAGGGRLLSRPADILTMTDKPRCHALLSAAGVPVPEALGPIDGWAALRASGWRRVFVKPSHGSSASGVMAVAIAGKRVTAVTSVEVSGGSLFNNLAVRRYDDEPVIASIVDRLAPDGLHVERWFPKAALVGRVLDLRVVVIAGRARHVVVRTSRSPMTNLHLGNARGDVAAVRAAAGEREWAAAMATCERVADCFPRTGQVGVDLMFRAGWRGHAVAEVNAFGDLLPGVLADGQDTYDAQVAACVS